From a single Bacteroidota bacterium genomic region:
- a CDS encoding HYR domain-containing protein: protein MNNSNFSCANTGANTVVLTVLDIHGNSSNCTATITVQDNINPTITCPANITVSNDAGLCSAVVGYTATAADNCSATVSYSIAPGSVFAVGTGSVTATATDPSGNAVNCTFTVTVNDNENPTITCPANVNVSCVRDLPAANTAVVGSSDNCGVAAVTHVGDVTTGTGCTGNARVILRTYRVTDIYGNSVTCVQTLTALATPVIATASNDVVVFPAYADSACATISVVGAGGCAPYTYNWSNGSQASSQNVCPTVSTTYFVTVTDAQGCTGVDSVRVCAIDITCVGVKMADEPAAAMELESEVTMRAFPNPTNGALTVELACQNCTEDATYQVKVSDIYGKQLGQIEITLSSGEASTKLDLSQYAAGVYMITATNGDQRLVERIVKQ, encoded by the coding sequence TTGAACAACAGCAACTTCAGCTGCGCCAACACCGGTGCCAACACCGTCGTATTGACTGTTCTGGACATTCATGGCAACAGCAGCAACTGCACAGCGACGATCACCGTTCAGGACAACATCAACCCTACGATCACCTGCCCAGCCAACATCACGGTAAGCAATGACGCAGGTCTTTGCAGTGCAGTGGTAGGCTACACCGCTACCGCTGCTGACAACTGCAGCGCCACGGTGAGCTACAGCATCGCTCCAGGCAGCGTGTTTGCAGTCGGAACCGGCAGCGTGACCGCTACCGCAACCGATCCATCGGGCAACGCTGTCAATTGCACCTTCACTGTGACGGTCAATGACAACGAGAATCCAACGATCACTTGCCCAGCGAATGTGAACGTTTCTTGTGTACGTGACCTTCCTGCAGCCAATACGGCAGTTGTAGGAAGCAGTGACAATTGCGGTGTTGCTGCTGTGACGCATGTCGGAGACGTGACTACCGGCACAGGTTGTACTGGCAATGCACGCGTAATCTTGCGCACTTACCGCGTGACCGATATCTACGGCAACAGCGTGACTTGTGTGCAGACCTTGACGGCTTTGGCTACTCCAGTGATTGCAACTGCTAGCAATGACGTCGTGGTGTTCCCAGCCTACGCTGACTCTGCTTGTGCAACCATCAGCGTCGTCGGCGCCGGTGGATGTGCACCTTACACCTACAACTGGAGCAACGGTTCGCAGGCAAGTAGCCAGAATGTCTGCCCGACGGTATCTACCACCTATTTCGTCACGGTGACGGACGCTCAGGGCTGTACAGGTGTTGATAGCGTACGCGTCTGTGCAATCGACATTACATGTGTCGGTGTAAAGATGGCTGACGAGCCAGCTGCTGCCATGGAACTCGAATCAGAAGTCACTATGCGTGCCTTCCCGAATCCGACCAACGGCGCTTTGACGGTAGAACTGGCTTGCCAGAACTGCACCGAGGACGCTACCTACCAAGTGAAAGTGAGCGATATCTACGGAAAACAATTGGGTCAAATTGAAATCACCCTTTCTTCCGGCGAAGCTTCGACCAAGCTTGACTTGTCACAGTATGCTGCAGGTGTGTATATGATCACCGCCACCAATGGAGATCAGCGCCTTGTTGAACGTATTGTGAAGCAATAA
- a CDS encoding arabinofuranosyltransferase gives MELSTQSRPGLKSLLHPKVMITVGFALAFYFLIRAFEGVKFPAYPTQNLLPQTALLLTSLLSIVAMWWWQGRQWSYYFLAHLFAFGFGAATLLAWSSYDYGSGGIGSDAWFSTSILVKYKHQGSNTDFAYKGLHSFYPSLYQYLGGRLAALTHTSAIKAMKYAVYWTAFLLPLAAYGLWRKVLAELPAFLMIVLAMMICRRNLAFKPFEVISLNIFIPWALYYVGGVRMKIEEGNPVWEMSSVLDRKNILIGGLIGGLCFMTFYYYFFLFIVWIPIQLLVDWRMTQDIGKIWARWKAFALMIGVMMLVSAVYWVPLIGDMARYGMASYQNRWFAFHMFGLPFDISNQWKELLGLIVLIGLAPWNKLAQTILTLFVAMIAYILVGHWAMYAGFPLLHFRMVGLEEYLLQLGLILGLIRLLQHFTGFIESKWEKMLPVAILSVFVVGMAMGFSWEKGNDDSQAAANTKPPGLMPFPEFTELAKDKVFLTNRLDLVAHRPMYLFICPNAHYSHPASRYRERLKFLTLLSKSEDSDFISWMLQYNKYNAVDYVILDDNRIEIYDDNFPKQPAHIKVVLQFAPNAFEGDFFLQDSLFREIKHLKPMPADHWKTFTPAQQRLVALFSDQDKEAVLSQIPTATMSAMKDEIRIRVTDYLMWQRVFWHRYLGE, from the coding sequence ATGGAACTCAGCACTCAGTCTCGCCCAGGTCTCAAATCCCTTTTGCATCCCAAGGTGATGATCACTGTCGGCTTTGCATTGGCATTCTACTTTCTGATTCGTGCCTTCGAAGGGGTGAAGTTCCCAGCCTATCCCACCCAGAATCTGCTGCCGCAAACGGCCTTGTTGCTGACCAGTTTGCTTTCGATCGTGGCGATGTGGTGGTGGCAGGGACGGCAATGGAGCTACTATTTCCTTGCTCATTTGTTTGCATTCGGATTTGGTGCAGCAACGTTATTGGCTTGGTCTTCCTATGATTATGGCTCCGGTGGCATCGGGAGCGATGCTTGGTTCAGTACCTCGATTCTTGTCAAATACAAACATCAAGGTTCTAACACGGACTTCGCCTACAAAGGCTTGCATTCGTTCTATCCTTCACTCTATCAATACCTTGGCGGTCGGTTGGCGGCCTTGACGCATACCTCTGCGATCAAGGCGATGAAATACGCGGTCTATTGGACGGCCTTTTTGTTGCCTTTGGCGGCCTACGGCCTCTGGCGCAAGGTGCTAGCCGAATTGCCCGCATTTCTCATGATCGTTCTGGCAATGATGATTTGTCGCAGAAATTTGGCCTTCAAGCCATTTGAGGTGATCTCGCTGAATATTTTCATTCCTTGGGCACTTTACTATGTTGGAGGCGTGCGGATGAAAATCGAGGAGGGAAATCCTGTTTGGGAAATGTCTTCGGTGCTTGACCGAAAAAATATACTGATAGGGGGCCTCATTGGCGGACTCTGTTTCATGACCTTCTATTACTATTTCTTTCTCTTCATTGTCTGGATTCCGATTCAACTGCTGGTTGATTGGCGGATGACGCAGGACATCGGAAAGATTTGGGCCCGATGGAAGGCATTTGCCTTGATGATCGGGGTGATGATGCTCGTATCCGCTGTCTATTGGGTGCCGCTGATCGGGGACATGGCCCGTTATGGCATGGCTTCCTATCAAAACCGTTGGTTCGCGTTTCACATGTTCGGGCTTCCATTTGACATCAGCAACCAATGGAAGGAATTGCTGGGGTTGATCGTGTTGATCGGATTGGCGCCGTGGAACAAGCTCGCACAGACCATTTTGACGTTGTTTGTGGCAATGATCGCCTACATTTTGGTGGGGCATTGGGCCATGTATGCAGGTTTCCCTTTGCTGCATTTCAGGATGGTAGGGCTCGAAGAATACCTGCTGCAACTCGGTCTGATTCTTGGACTGATTCGATTGCTCCAACATTTCACGGGTTTCATCGAATCCAAATGGGAAAAAATGCTACCTGTGGCGATCTTGAGCGTCTTTGTGGTCGGAATGGCGATGGGATTCAGCTGGGAAAAGGGAAATGACGATTCGCAGGCAGCAGCCAATACCAAGCCACCCGGTTTGATGCCCTTTCCTGAATTCACCGAATTGGCCAAGGATAAGGTTTTTCTGACCAACCGGCTCGATTTGGTCGCCCACAGACCGATGTACCTGTTCATTTGTCCCAATGCCCATTATTCGCACCCCGCGTCGCGGTACCGTGAACGTTTGAAGTTTCTCACGTTGCTTTCCAAAAGCGAGGATTCCGATTTCATTTCCTGGATGTTGCAATACAACAAGTACAATGCTGTCGACTACGTGATTCTAGACGACAATCGCATTGAAATCTACGATGACAATTTCCCCAAGCAGCCTGCACATATAAAGGTTGTGTTGCAGTTTGCTCCCAATGCCTTCGAAGGTGATTTTTTCTTACAGGACAGCCTTTTTCGAGAAATCAAACACCTCAAGCCAATGCCTGCCGACCATTGGAAGACCTTCACACCCGCGCAGCAACGTTTGGTGGCATTGTTTAGCGATCAGGACAAAGAAGCTGTTCTTAGTCAGATTCCCACAGCCACCATGTCGGCGATGAAAGATGAAATTCGCATCCGTGTGACCGACTATTTGATGTGGCAACGGGTGTTTTGGCACCGGTACCTTGGAGAGTAG
- a CDS encoding HYR domain-containing protein produces MKIRKIQVMLFALMVGTTWALSCLPRLVSAQTVTDPSVLVRNYDLQKRQTVQAFQTPEGSNTRTGNPKTLSETVNPLSAARVGDLENPSANLPACFVPVDGSFTSIPRNDDGSFGPIALPFTFSLYGTNYNQVWINTNGNLTFTGPYGVYSASGFPFNVPMVAPFWADVDTRTGGMIYYKVNPTNLIVTWNGVGYYSQHIEKLNTFQCIIGTNNDPLIGLGQNVCFHYGDMQWTTGDASGGSAGFGGTPSTVGINQGNSIDYIQIGRFGVNSSAYDGPGGATDGINYLDDQCTCFNVSNSGNIPPTTSTIPSNNTVNIACGQTLTFPVTFIAPEVNQTVSTVVNTGGLCNTTVSSTSGATSTTTITITGAPCNQGTHTISLTATDNGFPVGSVTEVITVNVGSCCNLTASIASTTPASCPGTATGSVDLSVAGAGGAVTYIWSNGATTQDLSNVPAGTYSVTVTSVGCTATATATVGTTPDLTNPVINCPGNITVNNAPGLCSSVVTFGATATDNCGTVSVVQTSGSPSGSAFPVGNSSVTFRATDGSGRTSTCSFVVTVIDNEAPIVTCGSGGLISGPNHNSFDNDVTLANEPGICGALHEFDNEVTDNCPGFSFVQTAGLPSGSTYPVGATTNTFLATDASGNTTECSFVVTVVDVEAPVVNCPAGVTLNSNNGVCGAVVSYAVSTSDNCPGQTLSQTAGLTSGSLFPVGTTTNDFVVVDAAGNQSACSYVVTVVDAQSPTITCPANITVNNDLGSCSALVSYAVASSDNCPGATTVQTAGLPSGTTFPFGNTTNTFIVTAANGQTASCSFNVAVTPTSTLDTDADGLLNICDFDDDNDGITDSTECPGTFFWSNPPTVTGVNTARYHQWHQLHLYLQPAGIYKPFHFCLRDIPY; encoded by the coding sequence ATGAAAATTAGAAAAATTCAAGTCATGTTATTCGCCTTGATGGTTGGAACGACATGGGCATTGAGTTGTCTACCTCGATTGGTCTCAGCGCAGACGGTCACCGACCCCTCGGTGCTGGTCAGGAACTACGACCTCCAGAAGCGGCAAACAGTGCAGGCTTTCCAAACTCCGGAAGGGTCAAACACCAGAACAGGGAACCCGAAAACCCTTTCAGAAACTGTAAATCCATTGAGTGCGGCAAGGGTGGGGGATCTTGAAAATCCTTCGGCTAACCTTCCTGCTTGCTTTGTGCCGGTGGATGGTAGTTTCACGTCCATTCCAAGGAACGACGATGGGTCTTTTGGTCCCATCGCATTGCCATTTACATTTAGTTTATATGGCACAAATTACAACCAAGTGTGGATCAACACCAATGGAAACCTAACGTTTACAGGCCCTTACGGTGTCTATAGCGCTTCGGGTTTCCCCTTCAACGTTCCGATGGTCGCGCCATTTTGGGCAGACGTCGATACGCGCACGGGCGGAATGATTTACTACAAGGTGAATCCGACAAATTTGATTGTCACTTGGAATGGTGTCGGCTATTATAGTCAGCATATTGAGAAACTTAACACCTTTCAATGTATCATTGGCACGAATAATGATCCTTTAATCGGTCTTGGTCAGAACGTTTGCTTTCACTACGGTGATATGCAATGGACGACTGGTGATGCATCTGGCGGATCTGCAGGTTTTGGTGGTACGCCTTCTACCGTGGGCATCAATCAAGGCAACAGCATTGACTATATTCAAATCGGTCGTTTTGGTGTGAATTCTTCTGCCTATGATGGCCCAGGCGGCGCGACAGATGGTATTAATTACCTTGACGATCAGTGTACCTGCTTCAACGTAAGCAACTCCGGGAATATTCCTCCAACCACGAGTACGATTCCATCCAACAATACCGTCAACATTGCTTGTGGTCAGACGCTGACCTTTCCAGTGACTTTTATCGCGCCTGAAGTCAATCAGACTGTATCCACCGTGGTCAATACTGGCGGACTTTGCAACACGACTGTCAGCTCTACAAGTGGAGCAACTTCAACTACAACGATTACAATCACCGGTGCACCTTGCAACCAAGGAACCCATACGATCAGCCTGACTGCGACCGACAATGGTTTTCCCGTTGGTTCTGTTACTGAGGTGATCACCGTAAATGTCGGTAGCTGTTGCAACCTCACGGCCTCGATTGCCAGCACTACCCCGGCAAGCTGCCCGGGCACGGCAACTGGATCTGTCGACTTAAGCGTTGCTGGCGCAGGTGGCGCAGTCACATATATATGGAGTAACGGTGCGACCACACAAGACTTGAGCAACGTACCTGCAGGTACTTATTCGGTTACTGTGACCTCCGTGGGATGTACAGCGACAGCCACTGCCACGGTGGGCACGACCCCCGATCTCACCAATCCAGTGATCAACTGCCCTGGCAATATCACTGTGAACAATGCTCCAGGCCTCTGTAGCTCGGTTGTAACTTTTGGTGCAACGGCAACGGACAATTGCGGTACGGTCTCGGTTGTACAGACAAGCGGAAGCCCTTCGGGATCAGCTTTTCCGGTAGGCAATTCCTCTGTCACATTCCGTGCAACGGATGGATCCGGACGCACGTCAACCTGCAGTTTTGTGGTCACGGTCATCGACAACGAAGCCCCTATAGTAACATGTGGCAGCGGCGGTTTGATTTCGGGTCCGAATCACAATTCATTTGACAACGACGTCACGTTGGCAAATGAGCCAGGAATCTGCGGTGCCTTGCATGAATTCGATAATGAGGTCACCGACAACTGTCCAGGATTCAGCTTCGTCCAAACAGCTGGTCTGCCTTCTGGAAGTACCTATCCCGTTGGCGCTACGACGAATACGTTCCTCGCAACGGACGCCTCTGGCAATACAACCGAGTGTTCCTTTGTCGTAACCGTCGTCGATGTTGAGGCTCCAGTGGTGAATTGCCCAGCTGGGGTCACACTCAACAGCAACAATGGCGTTTGCGGTGCTGTGGTCTCCTATGCAGTTTCAACTTCCGACAATTGCCCCGGACAGACGCTCAGCCAGACAGCCGGTTTGACCAGCGGCTCTCTTTTTCCCGTAGGTACGACCACGAATGATTTTGTCGTGGTGGATGCCGCAGGCAATCAGAGTGCATGCTCTTATGTTGTGACCGTGGTGGATGCCCAGAGTCCGACGATCACTTGCCCCGCCAACATCACGGTCAATAACGACCTAGGCAGCTGCAGTGCGCTGGTTAGCTACGCTGTTGCGAGCTCCGACAATTGTCCAGGAGCTACCACTGTGCAGACTGCAGGACTACCAAGTGGTACGACGTTCCCGTTTGGCAACACGACGAACACGTTCATAGTGACCGCTGCCAATGGCCAAACTGCCTCTTGCTCCTTCAATGTCGCAGTGACGCCAACAAGTACCTTGGACACTGACGCGGATGGTTTGTTGAACATTTGCGATTTCGACGACGACAACGACGGCATCACCGACTCCACTGAGTGCCCAGGAACATTCTTCTGGTCCAATCCACCTACGGTAACAGGAGTTAACACGGCAAGGTACCATCAATGGCATCAATTACACTTATACCTCCAGCCAGCAGGTATTTACAAGCCCTTCCATTTTTGCTTACGGGACATTCCCTACTAG